A region of the Clupea harengus chromosome 7, Ch_v2.0.2, whole genome shotgun sequence genome:
TTCTCACTTGCTCAGACATGGTGTCTTATGTAAGAGGTGTCATAAAATTGAGTTGATTCTCAGAAATTGAGCCTCAGTCAGAGCAAAAGTGTTGATTGCTGTCTGGGGTAAATCTGGCTCCTCTGAACTAGAATGTTACATAATACAATCATATTACACATAATGAGTCACAGTGTAGCAACACCATGACGCATAATACTGCAATATAACAATGCACAGACCATATACTGTAACTTAAAAACatgcacatttaaaaatgcctatattattttctttgttgtgGTTCCTCTGTATATGGTTTGATTGCATAAATATCTGTACATTATATAAAATTGAAATGGTTGCTGACTGTATCATACCTGGTTCACAACTGGTTTGTGCTTTGCAATGCTAAAAATGTCATCAATCTGCTTGGCGTTGAAGTTGGACAACCCTATAGCCTTCAACAGGCCCTGATCCACCAACTTCTCCATGGCCACCCAGGTATCTCGGTAGTGGGTGTCTGCGTAGCGAACGGTGCCATTGGGCCGTCTAGGCATCAGCTCAACCCCCCTCCTGGAGACCCAGATTAATGATTTGGGGTCATTCCAGATCTGGACCCTCTTGAACCAACATCTCAACTCACCTCAACAACTCTAACACCTGGTGGTAGAACTCATGAGCTGAAACAGCACGGTCAGTGCCTTGGAGGAGTAAACTCACGACAGGCCTCTTACATATGAAGGGTCTCTCGACAGCCGTGACTAATAGTTTAGATGAGTGAGGCCAGTCATTCCCCTTCTAGGCTGGATTGTGAAGAGCACCTGGTTCGGCGGTCACACAAATTTGCATTCTGACTATAGAGATTTCAGGTTGTGTAACCTATTCTATGTATGCTACAGGTCATTGAAAGGTTAGCTAAACCCAGAAATGTCACAGCTACTGACATACTCCACAGGCCGATGAGAATTCCACAAGTTTCTCTCTTGTTTTGACCTAGACCTTACCTTCACATTACACTTCAAGCACTGCTTGAATCTTCACAAATGCAGATAAATAGATTTTTGAAAGCATCTTTATTATATTCTTAGAAGTTGACCCAAAAGGGGAGAATCCTATTAGGATAAAACTCAGCTACAGCACACAGGACCTTGAGAAACATTAATTTTCCTTGCACCCTTGAGGAAAGCTGAGGATCCCACCCTGTTGAGTCAGTAGAACACTTACTCGAAGGCCATGGGCCAGTGCATGAGGTACAGGTCCAGGTAGCTGAGCCTCAGGTCGGAGAGGGTCTTCCGGCAGGCAGCTTCCACATCATCAGGGTGGTGCTTGGTGTTCCACAACTTAGAGGTCACAAAGACCTCCTCCCGTTTCAGGGGCTAGGGGTAAAACACATTCCCACTTCACAAGGCTTTTCTACTCATTGTTCACATACACAAGAGCCACAGTGACCTAGCCCCTTTTGATTCCTGTAAATGTTTTCATAATATGACGGTTAGAAGGACTCTTAGGCTTCAGCTTCACTGCAACACCAGCAATCAAGAACCATTTTAAAGGCACTGTGGAACCGTTTCTATGTAGAACCTTATGGTTTTCTGCAACTTTGATTTTCTCTTACCTTCCCGGGCCCAACCCTCTCAGCCAGAGCCTCCCCCACCTCGTGCTCGTTGCTGTAGGCCGCTGCGCAGTCAATGTGCCTGTAGCCACAGTCGAGTGCAGCCAGCACTGCCTGCTTcaccttcacacatacacacacaaattaccgTCATCCATCAACCTCACAAAATCACTTATATCGCCAATGCATCAGGCATACGCTAATAGACAGGCATGTATATAGTGGCATTAGCTGTGACTGATGAGGCTTAATAATTAGGGCGCTGCTGAGGTGCAGTGGTAGGGGTTTAATGGATGAGCTAGCGCGGTGCGTCTTGACCGGAGTCTGACCTGCCCAGGGCTGCTCTTCCAGGTGCCCAGGCCTACGGCTGGCATCCTCTGGCCCGACGAGACAGTGACATCTGTGCAGCTCATGGTCTGCCCACCTATGCCACACTGGGTTATCTGCTAAGAGAAGACTAAAGTAGGATTTTCAGTCAGTATTCTGAATTGAATGAATATGAATTAAAGTTTGTCCTGACAATACCGGCTGTCTCCAGGACTGTGAGGTATTGAAATAATAGGGAAAAGCACTTACTCATAATGACAAGCCATCCTGTGCTATTCATTGTGGGTGTCTTGATTGATTAACTTTTTTAACTATTAACAATTattaacacacgcacgcacgcacgcacgcacacacactcacacaaagataCATCATACACACTGCAGTAAAAGCATTGCAGTGCATGGTGAAGGCAAccattactgtttttttttacactgctGGAACACGTTTACCTTTTACTTTTGACCTTACAATACATGCTGACCTTTATTCATTCCTTTATTCTCCCAGGCAGAGAGGAACAAAGCCCTTCACCCCTGTTTGTGCTGTGTCATTTGGAAACCAAATGAGATGTAGACAGTATTTGCAAcgctctactttttttttcctagcATCTGAAAGTCAGATAAACTCTACATGACTTAGGCATTCCAAAAATCCTATTGTGTGATGTATTCCTAATCCCATTTTTTTGTCACAGGATATATCATAGTCCCAATTACTGTACCAAAATACACTACACATGCTCAAGAGTAcagattttgtgttttttaccAAGCTGACCACAAAGGTAAAAGCACAAAATCAACATTAAGACACACAAAGTTCATTCTAACTACAGTAACACAATTATCCTGTATATATTAACCTAACCTTCTAATAAATATTAAGATTATTTTTTCGTACCGTACGGAGGGATTGCCCTGCAGTCAAAAGTGCTCTTCCTTAGCGCAATGAAAAATAGACAGTCTTAAATAGACAGGGGTCAAAGTCTGAGTTTATCTATTACCTAAAACAGCATGTGATTGTCCAAAATATAACCATGAAGCTCACCGCAGCTGTATTAGTGGTCAACAGTAACTCTTGTTAATAAACTCTTGGTAGATCagcaattacattttaattgaaaaaaTCATCAGAACATTACATACTACACAAAACCTAGAGATTTCCAATGGACATATTGAACATTCATTCAATGTCATGGCTATTGTGTCAGCGATGAACTCATCTCTACATAATTTATCTGTATCATTATTTCAACAAATGCTTTtccatgtacacatacacaaatgatcTTTACACTTTATGAGTTCAGTATTGGCCTCTGCGGAGGCTAATTGTTGATTTCCTCTGGCACCTTATGGAGTATGAGAAGCCCAGCACACATTCTCctcaggcacgctcagctgtTGTGCTTCTCCACTTGTACAAATATAGAAGTAGTACATCAGTGGGGCTGCTACATTAAACCGTCAACTGGTGGAGTGCTGTGTcacattggagtgtgtgtgtgtgtgtgtgtgtgtgtgtgtgtgtgtgtgtgtatactagtGAGACTCTGGGTCCGGCTATATCTCCTTATGAAGCCGGCCGAGGGGGAAATGATCTTAGCcattccacacactcacaaactttCCCAAAGGAACATTCCAGAAGTGAGAGCAACGAAGTGGAGGGAAAGCCATGGATATACAGCAGGTTGTTATTGTGCGTCGTCAAACACAGCCTCTAGGACAACCCCACGAATTCTGTGGGAACGACTCCTAATTTAATATAACGAGATTATCGTAGCTGATTGCAGAGAAATGAAGgcttttgtttttaataaaaCCCATATCTTGAGAGACCATAACTTGTCTGTTGATGGCGGTTCTGCCTTCAATTTCCCActtaatttattttcattagAGAGTGAGTTGGAATGGGTCAACTGGGCAGATTGGTTTGTGTTCAGGCTGTCACACTTACAACAGGTTTCAAAATGTAGAAATGAAATGACAAGGAGTGAATCACATCACACCTTAAACAGCGTACATTACAATAATTAACAGAATTAAAGGTGGTTGGGGGAGGATGTCCCAATGGAAAAATAACAGAATTAATGAGTAGCCTCACATTATACAAATAGGGCCAAAACTGAGGTCCCAGCAGGTCTTACTCAAACTTAGACTCAGTCTTACTTACACAGTTCCACCTGTGGGGTAATTTCCTCCAACATCTGACTGGCATGTGTTGTGGTCACAAGAGGGCAATGATGGACTTTGAAGCACAGAAAGGTGACCTCACGGGCACAGTGACTCTGCAGAAATAACAGAAATGCTTGCAGAATTTCACATCACATTCATATCTACTATCTTGTCCTTGTCACGGTTAATCAGAACTGAATCATTATTTCACACTACAGGCTTGTTACAGGTTGTAACCCTTAAGTGACATTGGCACTTGTCAGTAGCAGACAGAAacaatagaaaaagaaaatctgtaAATTTTTATACTGTGCAAATATATGTGAGTGGCGTATATGGAGTGTAGCCAGATGGGTATAGTTTATTAGCAACTTCTCCGCATCCCTCTTTCACCACGTGTTTACACCACTAGGTCCCGCAGTGGAAAGCCTTCAGAATGTTCTAGAACTCACCTGCAGACAACAGCAGAGGGCTCAATCTATTCGACTGTGGATTGATCTTCACGGCAACCAACAGTCACAAATCTAAGCCCGAGTCCCCCCACCACAACCCCTCACTCACTAATTACCGCAGCTGTGTGGCTTTGGAATTCAGCCGACACAGGCTTAATATCCCAGCCTACTCCCACCGGGGGCAATGACATCACACGTGCCATTCACACTTGGAGATGAGGTCCGAGTCCGAGCTCCAAAGGCTGATCACTGGGCCCTGGGGGGGGGCTGTATGGGCTGAGTGggctgtgtggggggagggcagCGGAGgtaatcatagacatatatacctttatatgtctatggaggTAATAGCTTTTCCACTTTTTCCACTTGCGAGGCAGTCTAAAAATTTGGCCCTTGTCGCATTCCGATAGCATTCTCACATTCTAATTCCACAGCCATTACATAGTCTTTAAATTAACCAAACGAAATGCTAGACCGTTTTGGCAGATGGTCTCCGCATTTTACCAAGGCAAACTGAgcatgtgtgtcagagagcagTTACCGGTAAACATTTGTATATCATTTGCTTGGACATAAGGAGACACAGCATCCTAAAATCACAGTCTTTTGTCATATCACTGACTACTCAGTGGGATTAATGCTATTTAAAAATCGTTGGTTCATTTCACTAGAATAGATGGAACTCTGAAATAGTTGAAATGGCTAGACAGATGAATGGACACCCAGACTGATTTATCATCACTGTGCACTGCGTCCAGCACTCCACtgaagacagacatgcacacagtgaaacagacacagtAACAATTCATTGAAAATCACGGTCAACAGATAATTATACCAATATAGTCAACATTTTtggtttatttcatttcattgtaaAATGCGTTACCAAACACCGAGGGGTACATACACACTGTGACTATTGAAGGTTGTGATATTTCCAATGACATTACACTCACACCCACGCTCCAATCACACCACCACAGAACTGCATTCAGAGAGGGGTAGGGGCCCCAAAAAACATCCACGACATGTTGCTTCTTTCTCCGTAAACTGTTCACCATTTGTGCAGCAATATCCTCCGTATTCACATAGAAGACCTTCAGTTAGCGTCTCAAGCTTCCAGGTCAAGCATGGGTGAAGGAGACCCAAATTCGACCCGTTCTGATCAAAGTTCCTTCCAttcaacttttcttttttttttgccactgtCACTGTAAGCATGTTGTTTGGGCATCCAGGCCACTGGCTCCCTTTAGGCTCTTCTTCCACACCAAGCTTAAGTGGGGACAGAGTAATTCTGCCAAATTTGAAAAGCCTCATCAAACCAGTGACTGGGTTTTGAGCCACAATCCAGTTGTCCTGACCAAACATGTCCACTTAACGACACACCCCACATTTACACTTGTCCCAGATTCAACGACTGTGACAGAACACCAAGCATGTGATTGGTAAAAACAAAAATTACACAAGGACTTACATCCAATGTAACTgcctcaaaacaaacaaagcagtaAGGATCCAGCCAGATGGAGACTACCATTGACatattcttcctttctttttgcaACAGTTCTCACATACAGATCCTGTGGCTCAGCTGCAGTCCTAACAGCAAGACTTGACCAGGCCATGCTTTACTAGTACAAAGTCCTGAAAATGGCCTTGAAACGTCTAAAACGTCAACATCAGATACAAATGTAGCAAATGCAGATAAAACTTGTTAAATAACCTTTTTTAAATACAAACACCATTTCACagctcctttaaaaaaaatgaaaacaaatgtttgtAGAAATGACAAGCACCAGGTTGTGGTGTGAAGCAAACAAAACCCCTGCAAGTACCTTTAACAAAGCAATCAGCAGTATTAGGCTAAAGTACTAGGTGTGCGCACCGAAGACTGAGCTGTTTTTAGGTAACATTGTGCTGAGCATCCTCTGTCATTAGGCCTTTGTGATTTACTTCCACACTACAAATCAAGATTCATATTATACAATAGGCTACTTAACCACTCTATTGTTTGATGACCAGAGAGCTAACCACAGCAACCTGCCACCTGTCTGGTCATAAATTCATGGAGTGTTCAGGAATGCTCAATGACAGAGAGTGTTCAGTGTTGCCATGGTTTGAGCCCAAACTGACACAGGTATGCTGTCGTATGTTGCCTGTCAACCAAAGCCCATCTGACAGATTGAGGTCAGGAGCTGTCAACATTCATGTCTGTAAAGGAATACTTTGAGACATTGCAGCTATAGTATTCATTGTCAGTGTCTTCAATCAGGTAGCATTGTGATGTTCTGCTATAATTATTGTATGACTGACATGATACCAATGACTTTTACAAGAGGAATGCTGGTTTTAGCCAAGTTAAGGCACTCACCCAGTGTGAAATGTGATTCATACATGTTGCACCAAAGTTAAGGCAGTTTGCCACACAAAAGCACCTTGTTTGATTTGGGCTCTGAGAATTCTTCAAGTACCCACCTGATGTAGCTGGTGTGTCCTGATTGCCTGTGACTGCAAATTAACTCTAACTTTGTCACAAAATACACTTTATTGAGGgctggaaaaagaaaataaataggtTGAGATAAGAACTTAGTCCTAATGAcaggatgtgttgatgtttgatcGGGGACAATATGAAGTTCACACAATAAGTTTGAAGtcctctccaaaaaaaaaaggaatacaCTCCCGTCTTTAAGCTTCTTCGGAGTAAATCCATCAGGGAAAAGAGAACAACATCCAACTAGCTTTTAAAAACGAGAGGTTGCCTTCCAACCTATcctgaagtaaaaaaaataaaaattaaaaaaggggTATCCTCACAAAATgtcacagattaaaaaaaaaaataagccaGCATCTATCCATTTCTATTTGTTTACAAACTGCGATTTAAAaacagcaggagagaaagaagtgagGCTCCTCTTGGcaccttctttcactctctccattttcgTGTTCTATTTATATATTAGCATCTGTGTAACGACAGCCATTATGTATATGAACATGTATGTTCGTGTGTATATAAAAAAAGCAGACAAAACAGACAGCAGGTCCCAATGGAGTCCCGTCTAAGACTGTGGCAGGTGCTGTTTGATGATTTCCCGGGACTGAGGGGGTATCCTGTCTGGGAAGCGCACCTGGAACTCCACTACCAAGTCCCCACGCTGGGAGGGGTTCTTGGGGTGGGGGAGGCCCTCGCCCCGTACTCTCTTGGCCGTGCCCGGTTTGATGACATCATTGCAGGCCAGTGGGATCACCCGGTTGTCGAGGGTGGGAATGTTCACGGTACAGCCACACAGCGCCTGCAGaatgatggtggtggggggggggggggggggattttccAAAATACCAATAGTacatagaataaaaaaaacactgggtTAGTCCATGGACTGCTACCAAAGATTTTAATGACGGGTGTAGCAGCCACTAATGTAATAACTACTGATAATGGAATTGCAAATAATGTGAAAATATTTCTGATCTTACTGTAAGAAAAGTCGATAATGTAATAACTTACCAATTATGGCATAACGTTTCTATACTAATGACGTCATAAATATTAGCTGGGTTTAAAAGAATCACTGTAATTGTAGTTATTGGAGCCGATAATGTCATAATATACTGATATCATTCAGTTATTACACTAATGGTAGCTACTGCATTATTGGCTGCTACAAAGGGTCTTTACAACTAGGACTTGCAATGAGGTCAGAACTTCCTCAACTGATCAACTTCTTTGACATATAGCTATATAGCCTAATTATTACAAACTTTTCATGAAAAGTACACTTGACTTGTTTCTAACACCACAATTTCATTCCATTCCTAGGGGCATTACTCATGTTTCAGTCCTGACTGCTAGCAACTCCAGTCTTCTCTCCTCAGCACTACTGAAATGAGTGTAGTCTACACGTGAATGTTCATACACATGTGAATGCTTGGAAGATGCATAGCAGACCTTTTCACCTCACCATATCTataatatgtttatgtgtgtgtgtgtgagagagagagagagagagagagtgtttgtgtgtgagtgtgtacatgcaagagagtgcttgtgtgtgtgtgtgtgtgtgtgtgtgtgtgtgtgtgttgatggaagGTGGTCAAGTGCAGGGGAAGCTAATTTTAGCAGGTGCTCTCATTACACAGAGCTGATGAAGTAACAGCCGAATCAGCTGAGGTTGTAAATAACTGTCAGGTTTATCAGGCGAACTCGGACTGAATGAGCTCAATGAGGATGATGTGTTTTACAGAGGAGTCCGTCTTGGGCCTAAGGCCTGGAGACTAGAGACTGATCCTTTGCTCTGTACGCTATGCACAACATATTTGCGACTGGTgcaacataattttttttaaagcaaatgGGAAAAAAGTTCCCACTACTTTCTTCAAATGGTGTcaattctgtttttgtttttttaagtagGTGACAGAGCTTTTAATCCAAAGCGCTGAGCTCAAGAGGAGTTTGCAACTATCTACTTCTACTTTTGATGCCTTGAAGCTTACAAGGGAGGTTTTTAAACTTGAACGTGTTGTTAAAGCAGGACATCAAAGCAGCCCGACTGCCCGGCTGCCTCTGCTAATTGGGGGAAGGGTGCTACACGGCTGATGACATcactcctccaccccaccccacaggcaaaaggagaaaggaaggaggCGAATTCGTGGAAAGGAGGGAGGACCAAGCTGATAGCTCCGGCACATTGCCTCTGATGACCTAATCGGCCACACAGGGCCAGTGAGCAGAGCTTTCCCATGCATGGTCAACTAGCCCACGAACTGGGATAGCGCCAGTGGCTACAGCCCCACCACGCACACAGTAGTGCTCTGGTGCAACAGTGGAGCCCCATCTTCCAGTGGGCTTGAAACGATAGGCTGAGGAGAGGACAATTTCTCTTTAAACCCCACTTAAACTTCACATATACTAGAAAACAAATCAATGAGAGATAaacatatttttcatttttgtgtgttcttatgttttcatttaatgCAATGGAGACATAAGAACACTCATTTCAGATGTGTCATCTAATTTTACACATTTCTGAGAACTTTCACAACCACATTTACGTGGTTATTTCACCCATGCTACAATGTTATTGCCTGGGTTTGAACCTTTGAACTCTATTAGGAAAACCAAATTTCCTGTTAATATTCAGGACAGTAATCATGAGTAATCctgtactattgtttaaagAAAACTGAATAGAAAACATGATTATTGAGGACGTGTTGACCCTTCCTGACCTTGtttcacatataaacacatataccAGAACTCATAACTCAATAGGGCAACCAGAGGCCAGATCAACATTCACACTGATGGACACATTAATAGAATGCAGATAATCACTAAACTAACACATGAAAGGCCCTAAGGCATAAAACAGCATTAACACAGACGAAATGATAACAGTTACACACGCTAATATCagacattacacatacacaaaagggatatgctaatgctaaaacaAACAGTCCAATGCCCAAGGCTTGCTGGGAAATCCCCCCAGCACTGCACAAAATCATATTGGAAcactatttacaatttcacaaGGAAGAATAACATAATGTGTAAGAAGTTAATTAAACTTTTACTGAGATAAAAgttatacagtggggaaaataagtatttgaacccctgccgatttcgcaagtttggccacttgcaaagaaatgtgtgatctataattgtaatggtaggtgtattttaacagtgagaaatagaatatcaacaaacaaatccagaaaactgcattttataacatttatgaccttatttgtatttgatgcagaaaataagtatttgaacccccaatcaaacagcaagaattctggctcccaatgaccagttatgtgcccaagaagcacacagatttgtcctcattaggcctaacaaggtacacctgatctcaactggtgacgtgtataaaagaaacctgtccaaagaatcatacttcacaccttcaacctcaccaccatgggcaagaccaaagagttgaccaaggacgtcagagataagattgtagacctgcacaaggctggaatgggttacaaaaccatcggcaagcagcttggtgagaagcagacaactattggtgcgattattcgtaaataacaactgtcaatcgctctaggtctggggctccatgcaagatatcccctcgtgcggtatcggtgatcatccgaaaggtgcagaataaccccagaactacacagggggagcttgtgaatgatctcaaggcagctgggaccacagtcaccaagaaaaccattggcaacacactatgccgtaatggtttgaagtactgcagaactcgcaaggtccccctgctcaaggaagcacatgtacagggccgtctgaagtttgccaatgaacacttgaatgattctaaggaggattgggagacaggatgtggtcagatgagaccaaaatcaagctctttggcatcaactcgacttgccgcatttggagggggaagaatgctgaatatgacaccatccccaccgtcaagcatggaggtggaaacattatgct
Encoded here:
- the akr1a1a gene encoding aldo-keto reductase family 1 member A1-A, translated to MSCTDVTVSSGQRMPAVGLGTWKSSPGQVKQAVLAALDCGYRHIDCAAAYSNEHEVGEALAERVGPGKPLKREEVFVTSKLWNTKHHPDDVEAACRKTLSDLRLSYLDLYLMHWPMAFERGVELMPRRPNGTVRYADTHYRDTWVAMEKLVDQGLLKAIGLSNFNAKQIDDIFSIAKHKPVVNQVECHPYLIQSELLAHCKSRGLAVTAYSPLGSPDRPWAAPGEPLLLDDPRILAIAKRYNKAPAQVIIRWQVQRGVICIPKSVTPSRIKQNLEVFDFELSEKDMKQIDSFNLNERLIIPTIEKDGVRVWRDAIHPHFPFHDSY